From the genome of Brassica oleracea var. oleracea cultivar TO1000 chromosome C4, BOL, whole genome shotgun sequence:
TGTTGACTTCTTCAATCATATATTTAATGGAATATTTCCCAGCGGATGCACTCCTTACGACACACTCTTTGCAAAGGCAGGACTCCATTGTCACAATGCTGAGAAGGTTTTGCTTTTTTGTTTTATATTTTTTTTTTACCATGTGTGAAAAGTTGTTTTGACTTTTTTTTGTTTTATAATAGGGGAAGAAGTACCAGCTGAAGAGGGTAGTTAAAGTGAACGCTGAAATCGCTTCGCTTTACAACTCCTATTCGACATCAGAGGTGATAGACCCTGTAGACAACTCACTGCACACTTTCCAAACCATGGTCACTGATGCAGGCAAGGAGAAGAAGGCAAGCTTGATACTGTTGACAAAAATATGCAGAATCAAGCCTCAAATACCAGGTAGTTTTTACTTACATATATTTGTCTGTCTTTCTTTCTTCTGTTGTATGTTGCATTAATAATAATCAGAATTGTTCATGTAATAGGCCTTGGAGATGCAACTGTCTTTTGGGACTTTAATGCTATAGATGACTTCTATAAAACTGATATGCCTGATTGGCCTTTCAATGATGGTGTTGATAAACCCACTCCTTGTTGAGGTTTGTGAACTACTCTCAGTTTTGTCCTTTTTTTTTTTAATTATTATTAACCAGATTGTCGTTCTTGTTAGGTGAAAGAATCTGAGTTGGTAGACAATGAATGGATTTATCTATATGCTGAAGCTGCTTTGTTCTCCGAGTGGCGCTCTGAAATGGTTAGGACACTCTATTTTCCTCAACAATGATACTGTTTGATTGATTGGTTGATTGATGGTGTTTGTGTCTTGTAGAGTGTGATTATACGCCGTTTGAGATGAAGAAAGTAATGGTACAAACAAAGGAAGATGATGTGGAGTCAAGTACGAAGCTTAAGTCGAGCAATGCAATCTTCTACATGATTTTCAAGGCTCGTGGAGGTCCCCTGTGTAGAGGCATAGTAAGAAAAACAAGTGATGGTAGAACAGGACACATGCGTCTCGAAGCTAGATGTTGGATCGACAAGTCAAACTAATGGTGATCTTTTTATGACTTGATCTTGCTAATGTTTTAAGTTAAGTAAGCGAGTTAGCAATGCTTGTTTCTGTCTACTAGATCTGTCTTCTTTTATTTAAGATAAGCTTTTCATGTTCATTTATAACTCCAATATATACACTAAAATGAACAGAAGCAAGAAGCAACTTTTTATCACTTTTAAGTAGAAAACACACTTATAAAATTCAAACATCTTCCAACATACTTACAATTCTTGTTGGTAACTCTCTCTTACGCCATAGACAAAACCTCCAACTCTGCCCACCAAAGAGGTGATAGTGTCGGTGTAGCATCGCTAGGCGAGATGCCAGTAATCTCCCGTAGCCACCCGGTGACTTCTTTCATCGTAAGTCTCTCTTTCGGGTCGGTTCTGATGCATGACTTGATCACTTCGCCTATATTGTCAATCTTGTCATCATAAGACTCCAATGCTGGATCAACCATATTAGCTAGACTCACTCCTCTCAAGAAATCAACTAGCCCTGTATCTACCGAGTCTGGTTTGTTAACCGAATCCACGAGTTTTCCGGTTATCATTTCGAATAATAGTAAACCAAAGCTGTAAACGTTGTCCTCGGGGTTTAAGTATGTGTCTTTGTTTGCGTTGCTGCACGTCTCTGTCTCGGACGGACCAAAAGTGAAGTCGGCTAGCTTTACAGCATAGTCTTCAGTGAGGTGGAGAGATGATGAGACGAGGTTTGTGTGGGCTATTGGTGGGTTGAGTTGGTGCATATGGTCAAGGCAGTATGCTAAGCCCATTGTGATTCTTAACCTCATTCCCCAATCCAAGTGTTCTGATTCTTTACCTACAATAAATAAAAAAAAGATTAGCTTATGTAACCAACATGTGACATTAAGGCTTATGTAAGGTTACTCACTGTGTAGATGTTCAAAGAGTGAACCGTTTGGAGCATATTCAAAGATCAAGATCCTGGTGAAAGGTTCCTTTTCTTCACAGTAGCCAAGAAGGTTCACAAAGTTCTTGTGGTTTATCTTGGATAGCATTTCAATCTAAAATAATGAAACCAAAAATTATAAGATTGACTATATTGGTCAAAGACATGAAAAGCATAAAAAAAATTTTTTTTTGTAACACATATAAAAAGTATAACTAATATAACATACCTTCTTCCTGAATTGAATCTCTGTAATTTCTTTCCAGTCATTGGCACAAGTAGTGTCAATAGAAGCAACAGCTATCTCCACTCCACTTGATAGTGTTCCTTTGAAGAGCTTCCCAATGGGGCATGATCCAATGACATTACTAAAGTCTTCACATGCAGCTTCAATCTCTGATCTTTTGAGAGTTGGGATACCTGAGTAAACAAAAACACACATTAGTTGAGAAACAATATGAAGTTAAGTGAACTCACCAAACATAACGTGAAAAATGAGAGAATATTATTACCAGTTACAAATACTTTCTGAAGTTGTCCGCTAAGACCTGTACGCCAAGGATTCACTGACTTCCCTACTTTATTTTTAAAGTAGAACACACCGGTAGCTACAAGGAGGACGAGAACAACACAGCCCACGCAGGCAAGAACTACAGGAACAACCACTGAAGAAGAAGACGAAGAGGTTCTTAGAGTAGGAGAGTTTTCATGGGGAGCAGACGTAGGAGGAGGAGGAGGAGGATGAGGAGGTGAAGTAGAAACATCTTGCGTAGGTTCTGGATCCGAAGCTGTTGAAGAATGAGTTGAGACATTTTTATGAGAAGGTTGTGGGGATGATGGTGGTGTGATAGTTGCAGCTGCAGGCGTAGCCTCGCGGCTGTTTCTTCTGGAAGGCAAGTTGTCATATGTTAATGGCTCACGAGGTACAAGTGCTTTCCTGTGAAACCCAACTGCTTTCCTACAGAGAAAGTAGAAAAACAAAAATAAGGTTATGTCATTGCAACAAAAATAAGGTTATGTCAGAGCCGATCCTAACGAAACATTCGTTTGAAAAAGTTTATATATAGATATGCCCCAAAATTATTTTAGTCCCCCAAATTATTGAAATCTTTAATAAATCGTGTAAGACACCAAAATCTGAGGGCCGCCCCCTAACAAGTTAAGATCAAAATGATAAATATCTCGACATGTTTAGTGTTGATTCAATAAGTAAATTAAATATCTGTGGAGCAAGACAGATTGACTCGTTATCAAGATTGATATCTAAGATATGAGGTTTAGTCTGCGATATTATATATCTTTTAGGATTATGAAAACCATTTTTAGTAGATTCAAAAAAATTTAAAGAAAATGAATATTGGATTTTTAGGCTGTATAAATATGGATTTAAAAACTTGTAAATTATTTATTTACATAATCAATATTAAAACCTTATAACGGATATATTTACCTCAAAATAGAGTTTTGCTCTCTAAATTTTCTAGATTTTTCTTGTTTGATTAGCGTTTGTTCACAACAATCACTAACAATACTTACTTGTAACTAACAACGGTTTTTTTTCTACATAAAATACGATACAGAGTGTGTGTGTGTGAAGTCACTCAAGTTATGGAATGACTAGAGAAACTATAGATCTACCAACCAACCACCAACTACAAGTTCAAGTTGTTGAGATAAATAAACTTACAGAATTGCTGAGTCTTCATCGGACCATAGATCTTTCTCCAATCTATCTTTATCTAAACCTGAAAACACACAAAGCGCAACAGAGGAGGATGAAAACATATTCTCAGGGAACTTGTTCAGACAAAACATGCAAGAAAGCTTGATGTACCTTCTTCCTTAAGCGAAAAACACGAGCCGAAGCTGAGCAGGACTACAAAAGCCATAAGAGAACGCATCTTCAGTATCGAACTAACGGTGGATCTTCGTTTCTCATTCATGACAGAGTAAGAACGTGAGGGTTGAACAGGATGACGCAAGAAGATGATGGAATCTAGAGTTTATGGATCTGAATATTTTGAAACTAGGAGCAGAGTATCAGAAAATCAGGGAGAAGGTTGACGAAAAGACGGGTTTATGAGAAGATAAGAGAGGAAGGAAGCATAAGACTTTTTCATTTTTGATGGAAAACGCGTTGCACCTTGTTAAGGCTAATAAGGAAACGAATCTATACGTCCAAAAAAAAAGAGTATTGGTCAACGATAACACATTAACAAGTACTAGTAAACTGAACCGAACCAAAATACAATTATATTACTACTTACTTTTCCAAGACAGAAAAAATCAAAACCAAACAATTTAAACAAAACCAAATACTAGGTTCGGGAAGAAAAACTAGAAACTCGAACTAAAATACCCACTAAAATATCCTAACCGGAACCTGATTCAAATTGTAAAAAATAATGAAATGAGTTATGTAAAAATATTGGAAATGGTTATATACGAGATATATTTGAACCCGAAGTGTTATTAATTAAACATGAACAATTATTCACAAAAATGAATGTTAAAGTAACTAAAAGAAACTCAAAATTATTCAATTCAAAAATAAAACTGAAATAGTATCCAAAATAAGTATCTAATCCCTAAATAAATTATCAAATCTAAATTCAAGGTTTATTTTGATATGATATCTAAAAATACTAAAATATGAAGTATTATTAACTGAATCTAAAATGAATTCAAATCCAAATTGGATTTTCTGCCAAAGTTATATAATATACCTGAATTTGAAGTATTAATTTACTCAACCCAAACATATATAAATTTGAATGAGGTTTTGGAAACAGAATTTGAAAATCTAAAAATCCGATCTAAACCCAAACGGGTACACAACGTCAATGGCTACCAAATGCTAAGACTTATTTTTCTAAATTTCTATCGTCTTTTCATAAAATCAAACTTTTCCAGAAAGAGCCACATTTAATGTTCAACAAATTAGTCTCAAAGAATGTTGTGGTAGAGTAGTAAAAGGGTTCACAAGGGAACTCCCAATTAGCCAGCTGCCATCAAAAAAAGACTTGTGGCGTAGCAAATGGTTTCTATCTTCATTTTCTTGTTTTTTTCCTACAAACTTTTATTCGGTTGTAAAATTCAACCAAGGCAAACAAAATAGAAAATGCCACGTAAATTTGGTGTGAAGATATGTTAATAATGATTGAAGGAATGATTTGTCATCTTAATTATGTGGAGGAGAGAAAGTTATGACTGGTTCAATGTGGAGGCTGCTTAGCTGTTGCTTTCTTTAGTCTCCCAATTCTTAAAACCATGTGGGATCCTCCTTGTTAGGTTACTAGTCAGCAAGCAAACCCCACGATTCTTTCTAACTAAATTGCTTTACTTTCATATTATAATGTATTTATTTTTCTCAACATTTTCATGTTCTAATGTTATGAAAATCAATATAAAAATATATTTTATATTATTCCCCCTGAAAAGATGAAGAAAATTTAAAATGGGCTTAACGTCAAACTTTTCGGCTAAGCTGAACAACTTGGTTTTCTTTTGGGCTTGGATATATATTGTCATAGAAAGAACACTTTGAATACTTGGAACAAATATAGTTATTTTTTTAACTTCAGATGGTAAAGCTTTAAACTTTGAATCAACCAGACTCAGTATAAGATCTCAGATAATAGATTATATGCATCTTTCAAGGGATCAAATCTGATTTAACTCTGGTATACTGATGATTAGCCACACTTCTCATAGCCAAATCTATTCAGGTTTAAACTCAAAAATGTCTAACGCCGCAAAA
Proteins encoded in this window:
- the LOC106342778 gene encoding inactive receptor-like serine/threonine-protein kinase At2g40270, which encodes MNEKRRSTVSSILKMRSLMAFVVLLSFGSCFSLKEEGLDKDRLEKDLWSDEDSAILKAVGFHRKALVPREPLTYDNLPSRRNSREATPAAATITPPSSPQPSHKNVSTHSSTASDPEPTQDVSTSPPHPPPPPPTSAPHENSPTLRTSSSSSSVVVPVVLACVGCVVLVLLVATGVFYFKNKVGKSVNPWRTGLSGQLQKVFVTGIPTLKRSEIEAACEDFSNVIGSCPIGKLFKGTLSSGVEIAVASIDTTCANDWKEITEIQFRKKIEMLSKINHKNFVNLLGYCEEKEPFTRILIFEYAPNGSLFEHLHSKESEHLDWGMRLRITMGLAYCLDHMHQLNPPIAHTNLVSSSLHLTEDYAVKLADFTFGPSETETCSNANKDTYLNPEDNVYSFGLLLFEMITGKLVDSVNKPDSVDTGLVDFLRGVSLANMVDPALESYDDKIDNIGEVIKSCIRTDPKERLTMKEVTGWLREITGISPSDATPTLSPLWWAELEVLSMA